From Cellulosimicrobium sp. ES-005, one genomic window encodes:
- a CDS encoding HAD family hydrolase: MTGPLVPDDASGPLLVALDIDGTLMSYDQELSDDVRDAVADLRAAGHHVVLASGRSLIAMTPVAEILGIDRGWVVASNGAVTARLDPDEPDGYVLEDVVTFDPGPALRLLREHLPDARYAVEDVGVGFRMNELFPDGELDGVHRVVDFDELWSGEVTRVIVRAPGSTSEQFHELVERLGLDDVTYAVGWTAWMDIAPLGVTKATGLELVRRTLHVQPHRTVAVGDGRNDVDMLRWAAHGVAMGHADAVVQAAADEVTGSIEDDGAAHLLRSLLP, encoded by the coding sequence GTGACGGGTCCCCTCGTCCCGGACGACGCGTCCGGGCCGCTGCTCGTCGCGCTCGACATCGACGGCACCCTCATGTCGTACGACCAGGAGCTGTCGGACGACGTGCGCGACGCCGTCGCCGACCTGCGCGCGGCCGGGCACCACGTGGTGCTCGCGTCGGGGCGCTCGCTCATCGCGATGACGCCCGTCGCGGAGATCCTGGGGATCGACCGCGGCTGGGTCGTCGCGTCCAACGGCGCGGTGACCGCGCGTCTCGACCCGGACGAGCCCGACGGGTACGTCCTCGAGGACGTCGTGACGTTCGACCCGGGCCCGGCCCTGCGGCTCCTGCGCGAGCACCTGCCCGACGCGCGGTACGCCGTCGAGGACGTCGGCGTCGGGTTCCGCATGAACGAGCTCTTCCCCGACGGCGAGCTCGACGGCGTGCACCGCGTCGTCGACTTCGACGAGCTGTGGTCGGGCGAGGTCACGCGCGTGATCGTGCGGGCGCCGGGGTCGACGAGCGAGCAGTTCCACGAGCTCGTCGAGCGCCTCGGCCTGGACGACGTCACGTACGCCGTCGGCTGGACGGCGTGGATGGACATCGCGCCGCTCGGCGTCACGAAGGCGACCGGGCTCGAGCTCGTGCGCCGCACCCTGCACGTCCAGCCGCACCGCACCGTCGCGGTCGGCGACGGCCGCAACGACGTCGACATGCTCCGCTGGGCGGCGCACGGCGTCGCGATGGGCCACGCGGACGCCGTCGTGCAGGCCGCCGCCGACGAGGTCACCGGCTCGATCGAGGACGACGGCGCGGCCCACCTCCTGCGCAGCCTCCTGCCCTGA
- a CDS encoding GNAT family N-acetyltransferase, translating to MTGPLPLDGVAVRGARPDDAAAVWPLVVAFAPSFVPESAAFDASFATLLADDDALVLVAEAGDAVVGYLVAHRHATLFANAPVGRVEEVMVDDDARRRGIGRLLVEAAEDWAAATGAAYVALATRRAAPFYAALGYDNTAAFFRKVLPPR from the coding sequence GTGACCGGGCCTCTACCTCTCGACGGCGTGGCCGTCCGGGGTGCGCGGCCCGACGACGCGGCGGCGGTCTGGCCGCTCGTCGTCGCCTTCGCGCCGTCGTTCGTCCCCGAGAGTGCGGCTTTCGACGCGTCGTTCGCGACGCTCCTCGCGGACGACGACGCGCTGGTCCTCGTCGCCGAGGCGGGGGACGCCGTCGTCGGCTACCTCGTGGCGCACCGACACGCGACGCTCTTCGCCAACGCCCCCGTCGGGCGGGTCGAGGAGGTCATGGTCGACGACGACGCGCGCCGTCGCGGGATCGGGCGCCTGCTCGTGGAAGCGGCCGAGGACTGGGCTGCCGCGACGGGCGCCGCGTACGTCGCCCTCGCGACCCGGCGCGCCGCGCCGTTCTACGCGGCGCTGGGCTACGACAATACGGCGGCGTTCTTCCGGAAGGTTCTTCCGCCGAGGTAG
- the map gene encoding type I methionyl aminopeptidase: MIELRTPREIDQMRPAGRFVADVLTTVRAATKVGTNLLELDEVAHKMIRDRGAESCYIDYHPSFGASPFGKVICTSVNDAVLHGLPHDYALRDGDLLSIDFAASVDGWVADSALSFVVGTPRAGALGEADAKLIQTTERALEAGIAAAQPGKKVGDISAAIADVAHAAGYSVNTDFGGHGVGRTMHGEPHIPNDGRRKRGFPLKPGLVIAIEPWFLETTDEIYTDPDGWTLRSADGSRGAHSEHTVAITPDGPVVLTAREPRD, translated from the coding sequence ATGATCGAGCTGAGGACCCCGCGGGAGATCGACCAGATGCGACCCGCTGGACGGTTCGTCGCCGACGTCCTCACCACGGTGCGCGCCGCCACCAAGGTCGGGACGAACCTGCTCGAGCTCGACGAGGTCGCGCACAAGATGATCCGCGACCGCGGGGCCGAGTCGTGCTACATCGACTACCACCCGTCGTTCGGGGCGAGCCCGTTCGGCAAGGTGATCTGCACGTCCGTCAACGACGCCGTGCTGCACGGCCTCCCCCACGACTACGCGCTGCGCGACGGCGACCTGCTGAGCATCGACTTCGCCGCGTCGGTCGACGGGTGGGTCGCGGACTCGGCGCTGTCGTTCGTCGTCGGGACGCCGCGCGCCGGGGCGCTGGGCGAGGCCGACGCGAAGCTCATCCAGACGACCGAGCGCGCGCTCGAGGCCGGCATCGCGGCCGCGCAGCCGGGCAAGAAGGTCGGCGACATCTCCGCCGCCATCGCCGACGTCGCGCACGCCGCGGGCTACTCGGTGAACACCGACTTCGGCGGGCACGGCGTGGGCCGCACGATGCACGGCGAGCCCCACATCCCCAACGACGGCCGTCGCAAGCGCGGGTTCCCCCTCAAGCCGGGCCTCGTCATCGCGATCGAGCCGTGGTTCCTCGAGACCACGGACGAGATCTACACCGACCCCGACGGCTGGACCCTGCGCTCGGCCGACGGCTCGCGCGGCGCCCACAGCGAGCACACGGTCGCGATCACGCCCGACGGCCCGGTCGTCCTCACCGCGCGTGAGCCCCGCGACTGA
- a CDS encoding LacI family DNA-binding transcriptional regulator, with translation MAGIDDVAQAAGVSTATVSRALRGLPNVSEATRLRVLAEAARLGYVPTPSASSLATGRTRTIGVLTPWVNRWFFANVIEGAERALRDLGYDVLLYTFDVRRTSSRRRVDPSVLRHRVDGTLVVGLPLDDDEVRSLVGLARPLAFVGSGPADQVTVRLDDVATGRAATRHLLDLGHRVIGHVTGVPDLVSSWSPPVERARGYVRALEEAGIVVEPDLEVNGDFDVAGGRESTAELLCRRPDVTAVFAASDEMAMGAILAARDLGLRVPDDLSVVGVDGHDLGELVGLTTIAQDAYQQGFDAALLLLEMINGAPVPESLTYPTELVRRGSTAPPGAGA, from the coding sequence GTGGCAGGTATCGACGACGTCGCCCAGGCCGCCGGGGTGTCCACGGCGACCGTCTCGCGCGCCCTGCGCGGCCTGCCCAACGTGTCGGAGGCGACGCGCCTGCGGGTGCTCGCGGAGGCGGCCCGGCTCGGCTACGTGCCCACGCCGTCGGCGTCGTCGCTGGCCACCGGGCGCACCCGCACCATCGGGGTGCTCACCCCGTGGGTCAACCGCTGGTTCTTCGCCAACGTCATCGAGGGCGCCGAGCGTGCGCTCCGCGACCTCGGCTACGACGTCCTGCTGTACACGTTCGACGTCCGCCGGACGTCGTCCCGCCGCCGGGTCGACCCGAGCGTGCTGCGCCACCGCGTGGACGGGACGCTCGTCGTCGGGCTGCCGCTCGACGACGACGAGGTGCGCTCGCTCGTCGGGCTCGCCCGGCCGCTCGCGTTCGTCGGGTCGGGGCCGGCCGACCAGGTGACGGTCCGGCTCGACGACGTCGCGACCGGCCGGGCCGCGACGCGTCACCTGCTCGACCTGGGGCACCGGGTCATCGGCCACGTGACCGGGGTGCCCGACCTCGTGTCGTCGTGGTCGCCGCCGGTCGAGCGCGCGCGAGGCTACGTGCGCGCCCTGGAGGAGGCGGGGATCGTCGTCGAGCCGGACCTCGAGGTGAACGGCGACTTCGACGTCGCGGGAGGGCGCGAGTCCACGGCGGAGCTCCTGTGCCGCCGGCCGGACGTGACCGCCGTCTTCGCGGCGTCGGACGAGATGGCCATGGGGGCCATCCTCGCGGCGCGGGACCTGGGGCTGCGCGTCCCGGACGACCTGTCGGTCGTCGGGGTGGACGGCCACGACCTCGGGGAGCTCGTCGGGCTGACGACGATCGCCCAGGACGCCTACCAGCAGGGGTTCGACGCGGCGCTCCTCCTGCTCGAGATGATCAACGGGGCCCCGGTGCCGGAGAGCCTCACCTATCCGACCGAGCTGGTGCGCCGTGGGTCGACGGCGCCGCCGGGCGCCGGAGCCTGA
- a CDS encoding ABC transporter substrate-binding protein — MTRTTRTSAARRRTLVVAAGGASLALVLAACSGGGGGGGDDESPSAEVDCADYEQYGDLSGKTVTVYSTIVDTEAEQQQASYEPFEECTGATIEYEGSKEFEAQLPVRIQSGSAPDIAYLPQPGLLRRIVADFPDAIQPVGEAASANVDQYYTESWKDYGTVDGTLYATPLGANVKSFVWYSPSMFEEAGYEVPTTWDELMELSDQIVADNPGGDVKPWCAGIASGEATGWPATDWMEDVVLRTAGPEVYDQWVNHEIPFNDPQIATALATVGDVLKNEEFVNGGLGDVSTIATTEFTEGGYPIIDGLCYMHRQATFYQANWTTLDPDLVVAPDGDVWAFYLPGETAEDKPLLGGGEFVAAFNDRPEVQAFHAYLSSPEWSNAKASVTPQGWISANNGLDPELLQSPMDQQAYELLTDDSYTFRFDGSDMMPAAVGAGSFWTEMTEWIASDKSDEAVLDAIEASWPTS; from the coding sequence ATGACCAGGACCACGAGGACCAGCGCGGCGCGTCGTCGCACGCTGGTGGTCGCCGCCGGCGGCGCGAGCCTCGCGCTCGTGCTCGCGGCGTGCAGCGGCGGTGGCGGCGGCGGAGGTGACGACGAGTCGCCGAGCGCCGAGGTGGACTGCGCCGACTACGAGCAGTACGGGGACCTCTCCGGCAAGACGGTGACGGTGTACTCGACGATCGTCGACACCGAGGCGGAGCAGCAGCAGGCGTCGTACGAGCCGTTCGAGGAGTGCACGGGCGCCACGATCGAGTACGAGGGCTCCAAGGAGTTCGAGGCGCAGCTCCCCGTCCGCATCCAGTCCGGCAGCGCGCCGGACATCGCGTACCTGCCGCAGCCCGGCCTGCTGCGCCGCATCGTCGCCGACTTCCCCGACGCGATCCAGCCCGTCGGGGAGGCGGCGTCCGCGAACGTCGACCAGTACTACACCGAGTCCTGGAAGGACTACGGCACCGTCGACGGGACGCTGTACGCGACGCCGCTCGGCGCCAACGTCAAGTCGTTCGTCTGGTACTCGCCGTCCATGTTCGAGGAGGCGGGCTACGAGGTCCCGACGACGTGGGACGAGCTCATGGAGCTCTCCGACCAGATCGTCGCGGACAACCCCGGCGGCGACGTCAAGCCGTGGTGCGCGGGCATCGCGTCCGGCGAGGCGACCGGCTGGCCGGCCACCGACTGGATGGAGGACGTCGTCCTGCGCACGGCGGGCCCCGAGGTCTACGACCAGTGGGTCAACCACGAGATCCCGTTCAACGACCCGCAGATCGCCACGGCGCTGGCCACGGTCGGCGACGTGCTGAAGAACGAGGAGTTCGTCAACGGCGGCCTCGGCGACGTGAGCACCATCGCGACGACCGAGTTCACCGAGGGCGGCTACCCGATCATCGACGGGCTGTGCTACATGCACCGCCAGGCGACGTTCTACCAGGCCAACTGGACGACCCTCGACCCCGACCTGGTGGTCGCGCCCGACGGTGACGTCTGGGCCTTCTACCTCCCGGGCGAGACCGCGGAGGACAAGCCGCTGCTCGGTGGCGGCGAGTTCGTCGCCGCGTTCAACGACCGTCCCGAGGTCCAGGCGTTCCACGCGTACCTGTCGAGCCCCGAGTGGTCCAACGCCAAGGCGAGCGTGACCCCGCAGGGCTGGATCAGCGCCAACAACGGCCTCGACCCGGAGCTGCTCCAGTCGCCGATGGACCAGCAGGCGTACGAGCTGCTCACGGACGACAGCTACACGTTCCGCTTCGACGGCTCGGACATGATGCCCGCCGCCGTCGGTGCCGGCTCGTTCTGGACCGAGATGACGGAGTGGATCGCGAGCGACAAGTCCGACGAGGCCGTCCTCGACGCCATCGAGGCGTCCTGGCCGACGTCCTGA
- a CDS encoding sugar ABC transporter permease: protein MDWLLEPAGTGGKLAVMLVAILLFVVVMGLILFLVDRPRRVPGWVVALAFAGPAVVMLAFGLLYPGLRTIRDSFYNRTGSAFVGLDNYVTAFTRDEFQIVLRNTAIWVIVVPLVSTFLGLVYAVVVDRSRFEKFAKTLIFLPMAISMVGAGIIWKFMYEYKPASQPQIGLFNQVLVWLGLEPQQFLLSAPANTFFLILVMIWIQAGFAMTILAAAIRAIPDDIVEAARLDGVGGMRMFRYITVPSIRPALVVVLTTIAIGTLKVFDIVRTMTGGRFETSVVANEFYTQALRQGEQGLGAALAVILFVLVIPIIVYNVRQLKQAEEIR, encoded by the coding sequence ATGGACTGGTTGCTCGAACCCGCCGGGACGGGGGGCAAGCTCGCGGTGATGCTCGTCGCGATCCTGCTCTTCGTCGTCGTCATGGGCCTGATCCTCTTCCTCGTCGACCGGCCGCGGCGCGTGCCGGGCTGGGTCGTCGCGCTCGCGTTCGCCGGGCCCGCGGTCGTCATGCTCGCGTTCGGCCTGCTCTACCCGGGCCTGCGCACGATCCGGGACTCGTTCTACAACCGCACGGGCTCCGCGTTCGTCGGGCTCGACAACTACGTCACCGCGTTCACGCGCGACGAGTTCCAGATCGTCCTGCGCAACACCGCGATCTGGGTCATCGTCGTCCCGCTCGTCTCGACCTTCCTCGGCCTCGTCTACGCGGTGGTGGTCGACAGGTCCCGCTTCGAGAAGTTCGCCAAGACGCTGATCTTCCTGCCCATGGCGATCTCCATGGTCGGTGCGGGCATCATCTGGAAGTTCATGTACGAGTACAAGCCGGCGAGCCAGCCGCAGATCGGCCTCTTCAACCAGGTCCTCGTCTGGCTCGGGCTCGAGCCGCAGCAGTTCCTGCTCAGCGCGCCGGCCAACACGTTCTTCCTCATCCTCGTGATGATCTGGATCCAGGCCGGGTTCGCGATGACGATCCTCGCCGCCGCGATCCGCGCCATCCCGGACGACATCGTCGAGGCTGCCCGGCTCGACGGCGTCGGCGGCATGCGGATGTTCCGCTACATCACCGTGCCGAGCATCCGCCCCGCGCTCGTGGTCGTCCTCACGACGATCGCGATCGGCACGCTCAAGGTCTTCGACATCGTCCGCACCATGACCGGCGGCCGCTTCGAGACGTCGGTCGTCGCCAACGAGTTCTACACGCAGGCGCTGCGGCAGGGGGAGCAGGGGCTCGGCGCCGCGCTCGCGGTCATCCTGTTCGTCCTGGTCATCCCGATCATCGTGTACAACGTGCGGCAGCTGAAGCAGGCGGAGGAGATCCGATGA
- a CDS encoding carbohydrate ABC transporter permease: protein MSTPLSASVPDAPLVDETAEEGSGKGIVAGLDERAGKVRRKVSSRPASIIAIVLAVLWTIPTFGLLVTSFRPPREIRRSGWWEAFANPEFTLDNYTDALFGGSTSFATYFINSLVITLPAVIIPITLASLAAYAFAWVDFKGRNLLFVAVFALQIVPIQVTLVPLLTQYVDWGIDGSFWPVWLSHSIFALPLAIFLLHNFMKDIPRELVEAARVDGAGHVKIFFQVLMPLLVPAIAAFGIFQFLWVWNDLLVALTFASGQDTAPITVRLAELSGSRGASWHLLPAGAFISMVVPVIVFLALQRYFVRGLLAGSVKG, encoded by the coding sequence ATGAGCACCCCACTGTCCGCCTCCGTCCCGGACGCCCCGCTCGTCGACGAGACCGCCGAGGAGGGCAGCGGCAAGGGCATCGTCGCGGGCCTCGACGAGCGCGCGGGCAAGGTGCGCCGCAAGGTCTCGTCCCGGCCGGCGTCGATCATCGCGATCGTCCTCGCCGTCCTGTGGACCATCCCGACGTTCGGGCTCCTCGTCACGTCGTTCCGCCCGCCGCGCGAGATCCGGCGGTCGGGCTGGTGGGAGGCGTTCGCCAACCCCGAGTTCACGCTCGACAACTACACCGACGCGCTGTTCGGCGGGTCGACGAGCTTCGCGACGTACTTCATCAACTCCCTGGTCATCACGCTGCCCGCGGTGATCATCCCCATCACGCTCGCGTCGCTGGCCGCGTACGCGTTCGCCTGGGTGGACTTCAAGGGCCGCAACCTGCTGTTCGTCGCGGTGTTCGCGCTGCAGATCGTGCCGATCCAGGTCACGCTCGTCCCGCTCCTCACCCAGTACGTGGACTGGGGGATCGACGGGTCGTTCTGGCCCGTGTGGCTGTCGCACTCGATCTTCGCCCTGCCCCTCGCGATCTTCCTCCTGCACAACTTCATGAAGGACATCCCGCGCGAGCTCGTCGAGGCCGCCCGCGTGGACGGCGCCGGGCACGTGAAGATCTTCTTCCAGGTGCTCATGCCGCTGCTCGTGCCCGCCATCGCGGCGTTCGGGATCTTCCAGTTCCTCTGGGTCTGGAACGACCTGCTCGTCGCCCTCACGTTCGCGTCCGGCCAGGACACCGCGCCCATCACGGTGCGCCTCGCCGAGCTGTCCGGCTCGCGCGGGGCGAGCTGGCACCTGCTCCCGGCGGGCGCGTTCATCTCGATGGTCGTCCCCGTCATCGTGTTCCTCGCGCTGCAGCGGTACTTCGTGCGCGGTCTCCTCGCCGGGTCGGTCAAGGGCTGA
- a CDS encoding EamA family transporter gives MPRHPAAALDKVPVPALFVVSGLTQYLGAAIAVGLFAVAGAIEIGWLRIAASALLLLAWRRPWRHRWTRHDLAWVAVFGVALAAMNLAFYVAIDHLPLGTAVAIEFLGPVAVAAVTGSGWRERGAIAVAAAGVVLLAGVTIESDLPRTDAVLGLTAIGVAAACWAAYILLGRRVAVSGSGVTSLAVAMSVGAVVFAPFLARDALPVLGDWRHAAAVAGIALFSSVVPYALEQVILRRVSAATFSVLLALLPASAAVVGAVVLRQVPTVPELVGLVLVSGAIAMTAARPGGRAGGTPPGDDVPLDPPPA, from the coding sequence GTGCCTCGCCACCCCGCCGCCGCCCTCGACAAGGTCCCGGTCCCGGCGCTGTTCGTCGTCTCGGGGCTGACGCAGTACCTGGGCGCGGCGATCGCCGTCGGGCTGTTCGCCGTGGCCGGAGCGATCGAGATCGGGTGGCTGCGCATCGCGGCGTCCGCGCTGCTGCTGCTCGCATGGCGTCGGCCGTGGCGGCACCGGTGGACCCGGCACGACCTCGCGTGGGTGGCCGTGTTCGGCGTCGCCCTCGCCGCGATGAACCTCGCGTTCTACGTCGCGATCGACCACCTGCCGCTGGGGACGGCCGTCGCCATCGAGTTCCTCGGCCCCGTCGCGGTCGCCGCGGTCACGGGCAGCGGGTGGCGCGAGCGGGGCGCGATCGCGGTCGCGGCGGCGGGGGTCGTACTGCTCGCCGGGGTGACGATCGAGTCGGACCTCCCGCGCACGGACGCCGTGCTCGGGCTCACCGCGATCGGCGTCGCGGCCGCGTGCTGGGCGGCGTACATCCTGCTGGGACGGCGGGTCGCCGTCTCCGGGTCGGGGGTGACGTCGCTCGCCGTCGCGATGAGCGTGGGCGCGGTCGTGTTCGCGCCCTTCCTCGCGCGCGACGCCCTGCCGGTCCTCGGCGACTGGCGGCACGCCGCGGCCGTCGCGGGGATCGCGCTCTTCTCGTCCGTCGTCCCGTACGCGCTCGAGCAGGTCATCCTGCGCCGCGTGAGCGCGGCGACGTTCTCGGTGCTCCTCGCGCTGCTCCCGGCGTCCGCCGCGGTCGTGGGCGCCGTCGTGCTGCGGCAGGTCCCCACGGTCCCCGAGCTCGTCGGCCTCGTCCTCGTGTCCGGGGCCATCGCCATGACCGCGGCGCGACCGGGCGGGCGCGCGGGCGGGACGCCGCCCGGGGACGACGTCCCGCTCGACCCGCCGCCCGCCTGA
- a CDS encoding bacterial proteasome activator family protein → MADEPRDPRPDDPTAPEPANGAQDAADDADEPARATVVMPDGTGVSVVESDDSTDPDRNPATVIEEPAKVMRIGGMIKKLLDEVRDAPLDEAARSRLAEIHERSLTELEEGLSPDLVAELHRITLPFSDDTVPTDAELRVAQAQLVGWLEGLFHGIQTALVAQQMAAQAQLSQIRRALPPGSLPPMGPGGPGAAPGHPGGRPDEHDGRPSPGQYL, encoded by the coding sequence ATGGCTGACGAACCGCGCGACCCCCGCCCCGACGACCCCACGGCCCCCGAACCCGCGAACGGTGCGCAGGACGCCGCCGACGACGCCGACGAGCCCGCCCGCGCCACCGTCGTGATGCCGGACGGGACGGGGGTGAGCGTCGTCGAGAGCGACGACTCGACCGACCCCGACCGCAACCCGGCGACGGTCATCGAGGAGCCCGCCAAGGTGATGCGCATCGGCGGCATGATCAAGAAGCTCCTCGACGAGGTCCGGGACGCCCCGCTGGACGAGGCGGCGCGGTCGCGCCTCGCCGAGATCCACGAGCGCTCGCTCACCGAGCTCGAGGAGGGTCTCTCCCCCGACCTGGTGGCGGAGCTGCACCGGATCACGCTGCCGTTCTCGGACGACACCGTCCCGACCGACGCGGAGCTCCGCGTCGCGCAGGCGCAGCTGGTCGGCTGGCTCGAGGGCCTGTTCCACGGCATCCAGACGGCGCTCGTCGCCCAGCAGATGGCTGCGCAGGCGCAGCTCTCGCAGATCCGGCGCGCGCTGCCTCCCGGCTCGCTGCCCCCGATGGGCCCCGGTGGCCCCGGCGCCGCTCCGGGACATCCCGGCGGGCGTCCCGACGAGCACGACGGGCGGCCGTCTCCGGGCCAGTACCTCTGA
- a CDS encoding NAD(P)H-quinone oxidoreductase, with protein sequence MAAAPPGLRSPVVRTNYRCTSPGHLIREERELSSRARGAPSANRRLPGRPRSLGDVRGVTISAPGGPEKLTVSALPDQTPGPDELVVHVASAGVNRADLLQRAGSYPPPPGAPDWPGLEVSGTVAAVGESVTGWSVGDRVVALLDGGGYAEQVRVRSTQVLPVPDGVDLVDAAALPEAACTVWSNVVDVGRLGADEWLLVHGGSGGVGTVAVQVGAALGARVAVTAGGRDRADRCLALGASLAVDHREEDFVAAVRDASGGHGADVVLDVVGAAYLPRNLEVLATGGRLVVIGMQKGRRAELDLGLLLARRATVAGTTLRARPPAEKARIVHEVLTHVWPMVEDGRVRPVVHARLPLEEAATAHELLDSGDVFGKVLLVP encoded by the coding sequence GTGGCAGCGGCGCCTCCCGGGCTCCGCTCCCCGGTCGTGCGTACTAACTATCGGTGCACATCCCCCGGACACCTAATCCGCGAGGAGCGTGAACTTTCGTCCCGCGCCCGCGGTGCCCCGTCGGCGAACCGGCGCCTCCCGGGCCGTCCGCGTAGTCTCGGCGATGTGCGAGGCGTCACGATATCGGCCCCCGGTGGCCCTGAGAAACTAACGGTTTCCGCGCTCCCTGACCAGACCCCCGGGCCGGACGAGCTCGTGGTCCACGTCGCTTCCGCTGGCGTGAACCGTGCTGACCTGCTACAACGCGCCGGATCCTACCCACCTCCCCCCGGCGCGCCGGACTGGCCCGGCCTCGAGGTCTCGGGCACGGTCGCGGCCGTCGGCGAGTCCGTCACGGGGTGGTCCGTGGGAGATCGCGTGGTCGCGCTGCTCGACGGCGGTGGCTACGCCGAGCAGGTGCGCGTCCGGTCGACGCAGGTGCTCCCCGTCCCCGACGGCGTGGACCTCGTGGACGCCGCCGCGCTCCCCGAGGCCGCGTGCACGGTGTGGAGCAACGTCGTCGATGTGGGCCGCCTCGGCGCGGACGAGTGGCTGCTCGTGCACGGCGGGTCGGGCGGCGTCGGGACGGTCGCCGTGCAGGTGGGTGCCGCGCTCGGCGCCCGCGTCGCCGTCACGGCCGGCGGGCGCGACCGGGCCGACCGGTGCCTCGCGCTCGGGGCGAGCCTCGCCGTCGACCACCGCGAGGAGGACTTCGTCGCCGCGGTGCGGGACGCCTCCGGCGGGCACGGCGCGGACGTCGTGCTGGACGTCGTCGGCGCCGCCTACCTGCCGCGCAACCTGGAGGTGCTCGCCACGGGCGGGCGACTGGTCGTCATCGGCATGCAGAAGGGCCGACGCGCGGAGCTCGACCTGGGCCTCCTCCTCGCCCGGCGCGCCACGGTGGCCGGGACGACGCTCCGGGCGCGCCCGCCGGCCGAGAAGGCGCGGATCGTGCACGAGGTCCTCACGCACGTCTGGCCGATGGTGGAGGACGGCCGCGTCCGCCCCGTGGTGCACGCGCGCCTCCCGCTCGAGGAGGCCGCGACGGCGCACGAGCTGCTCGACTCGGGCGACGTCTTCGGCAAGGTGCTCCTCGTGCCCTGA